The region tctataacatcactaaAATTTGCTccttcctttctgagtacactaccaaaacccttatccacactcttatcacctctcacttagactactgcaacttgtttctcacaggtctcccactaagccatatttctccccatcaatctgttcaaaactctgctacaCAACTTatcttccaccagtgtcgctatgctaatattagccctttcctcaagtcacttcattggctccctatccatttctgcatacagttcaaattcctcttattgacttacaagtgctttcactctgcagctcctcagtacctctctactcttatgTCTCCCTGTAtttctccccaggaactccattcatcggataaatctcttatctgtacccttctcctccattgtgaactccagactttgttctttttattgtgctgtaccatatgcctggaatagacttcctgaatcagtatgtcaagctccagctctggccatcttcaaatctaggccaaAATCCCACCCTTCTGAGGCTGctactcctaactcctattcagtacccatgtctgttttataattcccaccttgaataattcccttatcccttatttgtcctgtttgtctgtcctaattagattgtaagctctgccaagcagagactgtctcttacatgttcagtgtacaccctgcgtacgtctaatagcgctatagaaatgataagtagtagtagatcgaAACCAGATTTGATAGTAGGCAAGATTCCAACTATATTGTCTATAAATGGTATGTAAATTGTATCTTCATCTGCATACATAAAGGTATCAATCCCTCTGGATTCCAGTAAACTACCTAGTggaaaagaaagccagcagatcaatgtcacaacaaaaagattttattgaagataccgtgtatgaacaaatcgcccgacacaggctgtgtttcgcccacctagggctgtgtcaggggctacaatgaacaaatatataataattatcatagatcataataaataaaatataacacacatacgaacataatatatcaaatatataaattgacaaaaaacaattaataaaatatggaatattactaggtatacatagagagtatactagaataattacatgaataaacgtcaatttatatatttgatatattatgttcgtatgtgtgttatattttatttattatgatctatgataattattatatatttgttcattgtagcccctgacacagccctaggtgggcgaaacacagcctgtgtcgggcgatttgttcatacacggtatctttaataaaatctttttgttgtgacattgatctgctggctttctttcccatattggattttgcagatcgtttgccttgttgttttttggaacTACCTAGTGGAGCCATCATTAACTTGAACAGAATGGGGGAAAGAAGGCAGCCCAGGGGAACACTACAAACAGAGGACCAAAGTGGAGACATAAGACCAGTCTGCATTACTTGATATTGTCAAAATGTCAGAAAACTTTTGAACCATTGCAGGACTACACCACAGATGCCAAAATGATCCATTAAACTTAGTAAAATACAATGGTCAACTATATCAAACACGCTAGACATATTAAACTGTAGAATTAAAATGGCTGGATATTGGCCGGGTCCACATAAGTTCTGGCACCCAGCCCGCCCAAAATTATCCCCCAACATTCAGTTCCAgtgtctggcactgaatatcgggggataatttagccagcgatgatcaacatttaaataaacactgaccactgccggctgaatatcgggggaggtTATATTTTATCAGTTCTTACTCTAAGGTtccactatttatttttattggtcCATGGCGgtcacagctgatattcagtagcactgcccagttaagagtgtctcctacccagttaaaccaaactgaatatctacccctctgTTTTTTTGACCAGTGCTCAACATTGAGCTGTGGATTTTAACATATTGTTCATAAgtaggtgatatatcaagtccatgaccctttacctatTCAATACAACAAAAAGGATTTTCATTATTAAAAACTTGAAACCTCTTAAACTGAAAGCAAAGATTAATTTATAATTTCTTTATTCATACCAGTCTTCTTTCTCATTTTTAGGTGCTAATGGGTGTTTTTCAATTGGGATTTTTATCTATGTATCTTTCTGAACCTATGTTGGATGGATTTGCCACCGGTGCTTCATTGATGATTTTAACAGCTCAAGTTAAGTATCTCCTTGGAATAAAAATTCCACGCAGTCAGGGGTATGGAATGATCATAACAACCTGgatcaacatttttaaaaacatttctgaaaCAAACTTCTGTGACGTAATAACAAGTGCTATTTGTATTGTCGTACTAATCGCTGCCAAAGAACTTGGCGATCGATACAAACAAAAACTAAAACTCCCTCTCCCGACGGAGCTTATCGTTATTGTAGTGGCAACATTGATATCACATTTTGGTAATTTAAACCAAGTATATGGAACAAGCGTTTCTGGTTCAATTCCAACTGGATTTATACCTCCTAAAATACCAGATGTCTGGGTCATGCCACGTGTTGCTGCGGATGCTGTACCTCTAGCCGTTGTCAGTTTCGCATTTACAGTTTCATTATCAGAAATGTTTGCAAAAAAATACGAATACACCGTGAAAGCCAACCAAGAAATGTTTGCTATAGGATTCTGCAATATTATCCCTTCCTTTTTTCACTCTTTTGCAACCAGTGCAGCTCTGGCTAAAACTCTTGTAAAAGCTTCCACGGGATGCCAGACCCAGGTTTCAAGTGTCGTAAGTGCACTGGTAGTGCTGTTGGTCCTGCTTGTATTCGCCCCATTTTTTTACTCCCTACAAAAATGTGTTTTGGCTTGCATTATTATAGTCAGTTTAAGAGAAGCCCTTAGGAAATTCAAAGACCTGCCAATACGATGGCACCTGAACAAAGTGGACTGTTTGGTATGGAGTGTTACTGCACTCTCATCTGCTTTCATTAGCACAGAAATGGGTCTTTTAATTGGGGTTATATTTTCAATGCTGTGCATTATTGCCCGAATGCAGCTGCCTCATACAGCTCTACTCAGTCAAATCCAAAACACCGTTTTCTATGAAGATGACAGGAAATATGAACATCTTTTTCCTGTTTCAAACATCAAAATATTTCGTTTTGAAGCACCTCTTTACTATGCAAATAAAGGTTTCTTCTTGCAATCCCTCTACAAAATGACGGGATTAGACCCTGCGCTGGAAATAATAAGgagaaaaaagaataaaaagaaagaaaaggaacttgcgagtaaaggaaagaaaagggcTGCAGCTGTCGAGAGAATTAACAATGCCGACACCACCTCAAATCTAGTCCCAAACCAGCTTGATTTTCATACAATTATTGTTGACTGTTCTTCTATTCCTTTTTTAGATACAACTGGTGTTAATACGTTGAAAGGAATCCTGAAAGGGTACCAAGAAGTAGGCATCGGTGTTGTTCTGTCTTGTTGTAATCCCTCAGTAATTGACTCTTTGGAAAGGAGTGAATACTTTGGGAAAGATAACAAAGATATTCATGAACTACTTTTCTACAGTGTTCATAGTGCTGTTCAGTTTGCAAAAGAAAAAATGTCTGTGGTAACTGACACCACTATATAGTTTCATATgggattaattaaaaaaaaaactgatgttAGCCAAATCAAGTTTTCATCTGGTATGAGAATACTCAGTGAATATATTGAAAATGCAGGAAAACCTTATAACTAGCATTTCTATGAATATCTGCCATGACCTGTTAGTAAATGTAGGAACTGAATGCCAAGAGTCCTCTTGAGAGTAATTATTTGCATGATATAAACAGAGACAGGCAGAAAAatagagacagaaagacacagagagaggTGTTCATCAGGACTTAATTTCTAGGGAAAACAGCCTGGAACGCAGTTCCACCATTTTTGTTCTGATTGCAGAGCAGAAGGGGTGTTCTGCTTTAGCCCCTCTCTTTCAAGCAGCCTGCAGAGAGGAGGAATGAAGGGCTAGATCGAGAACAGAGTAGAAAACTGTCCTTCTTCTCCTGTTCctccttagggttaccatatgtccagatttacccggacatgtcctctttttgaggacactgcgtGGCATTcagggattgtaagctctttgagcagggactgtctttcttctatgtttgtgcagcactacgtacgccttgtagcgctatagaaatgctaaatagtagtagtagtagtttgccagcctgcccatttgtctagGTTTGCAGACGGACAGGCAGGCTGGCAGCCGGGCCTCAggatgtcctcccctcccctcctgtaccttatcattgtgccctggtggtctagtggcctcttcggggcaggaagagaaccctctttcctgcccagcgctgcTGCAGACCTCACTCCCggtgccgcttcaaaatggctgccgagagttcaagcagcaCAAATTATTCCTCCAGAAACACCTACATGCATATTGCAtaaaagcaggggtgtagccagccgTCCAATTTTAGGGatgcccaggggtggactggggtgACGATAACACATTCCTCCcaccttttctctccctcccacgtGTGCACATTAAtgttaaacatttatttattttatttatgcattcttgtatcccactattatccaaaaacaagtttcggttcaaagtggcttacaatttacattttggtggagttacaatagtgctgtgcaatgttgagagggcatctatagtttgtgtggttattcatagagtttttgaagtgGAAAAAGGTAGTGGCagcttttgtgttcaattgtagagttttggtgatatttattcatatagtttttgaagaggtagatttgaaaggaagacaacaatatctttgtgattagctgtagaattttttgaagaggtgagttttcatttattttctgaATTGGAGATTTGTGATACTTCTTATagtttttggtattgagttccaccatttggaacacAAGTAGCTAAATCCTgttgtgtagatagttttgtagatggtgtttttgcagttagGTAGATGCAGGAGTAGGtaatttctgttttctgggctggcatttcttgaggatagttcaatcatattaagcatatattcgggtgccattctgaatagtatcttgaaaattagggtgctcgctttgaaaaatattcttgccttgactggtagccaatctagtgtttcaagcagtggggttcctctttcatatttcaatttcttgaaaatcagtcttgctgctgtgtttggaTTGTTTGCAGCAATTTTAGTGTGTTTGGCATGCACCCTATggatgctgcattgcagtagtctagttgattTGACCAGTATTCtgaaagattgtctagggaattagtctcttattcttctcagtttccatactgttctgaagcattttgatattACTGCtaatatttgattgtccagtgttaggtgtttgtcgagaatgattcctagtattttaagttgtgtttcgatgTGGTATGTTTCTTGGTTGACTGTGAATTTTTGGTAGTGGGTTAGCTGGTAGGGATaccgaagccccaccagccaaatatatGCAGAGTCACTACTCTCCTCCTCCTTGCActgcttccttcatgcagaaaaaGTCCCAGCATTGGCAGCTGAAGGCAAACCACCAATTCAGCATAAAAGAAGCAGCatgaggaggaggggagtggtGGAACTGCatatatttggctggtggggcttcggcATGCCCGCCAGGCAACTATAAAGTACTTTTCAATGTGTAAAGCAAGCTT is a window of Microcaecilia unicolor chromosome 2, aMicUni1.1, whole genome shotgun sequence DNA encoding:
- the SLC26A1 gene encoding sulfate anion transporter 1, translating into MSATNMERKTEAVQLDKHSSCQILMERKVQTKTNLQEIVKSKLKNGCFCTTKRLKNTFIDFFPVIHWLPKYNCKEYIWGDVMSGLIIGIILIPQAIAYSLLAGLKPIYSLYTSFFANLIYFILGTSRHVSVGIFSLLSLMVGQVVDRELQLAGFDVNDDTQHTISSTGESNVTTFNFSTGLMSTECGKECYAISVATALTFLAGVYQVLMGVFQLGFLSMYLSEPMLDGFATGASLMILTAQVKYLLGIKIPRSQGYGMIITTWINIFKNISETNFCDVITSAICIVVLIAAKELGDRYKQKLKLPLPTELIVIVVATLISHFGNLNQVYGTSVSGSIPTGFIPPKIPDVWVMPRVAADAVPLAVVSFAFTVSLSEMFAKKYEYTVKANQEMFAIGFCNIIPSFFHSFATSAALAKTLVKASTGCQTQVSSVVSALVVLLVLLVFAPFFYSLQKCVLACIIIVSLREALRKFKDLPIRWHLNKVDCLVWSVTALSSAFISTEMGLLIGVIFSMLCIIARMQLPHTALLSQIQNTVFYEDDRKYEHLFPVSNIKIFRFEAPLYYANKGFFLQSLYKMTGLDPALEIIRRKKNKKKEKELASKGKKRAAAVERINNADTTSNLVPNQLDFHTIIVDCSSIPFLDTTGVNTLKGILKGYQEVGIGVVLSCCNPSVIDSLERSEYFGKDNKDIHELLFYSVHSAVQFAKEKMSVVTDTTI